The Acropora palmata chromosome 3, jaAcrPala1.3, whole genome shotgun sequence nucleotide sequence GCCTCGAGCCGCTGTAATACTGGAACCAAAGACTCTTTCTCTTCTCCTCTACGACCATCCAATGCAGCAGTGACCTGATGAAGATCtgcattgtttaaaaaagatacaaaaatttacaacatTGGCGAATGTAAACATACGGACACGAAGTCAATTAATTGGCGCCGATGTATGAATGTactaaaatgtaataaaaataaaagggaaGTAAATCAAACTTACTCTTTTGTCTAATCCAGTGTCCGCTGGATTGAACAAAAAAGGTTCAAGTTCACTCTAATAGCTGATATTATGGTTATCGACGGTTTTGAGACAAAAGCGAGGCTTATGAGTCATTTTCCACTGTATTGAGcattagcctcgtctgcatgcagctgtaaacaaaagaagcttggCCTGCAGGCTcaaactgtaataacagctattaatTTCTTGTCAACAAGCCAATATCTTCCACCGGGAATCACCATGATGAAGATGGATAAAACTGTTGTCCGCGTCTACGCTCCATTGAAATGTTAGCACAATTCTTAAAGCCTGTTTCCTTTAAAGAAAGCGCAGAGTTGAATACTTCCGCAGTTACATATTTACTGGTCTCTCTGACCTGTAGCTTGTCAGGGCCAGACTATTGCTTTGCGCTGTTTCCTCACCTGTTTCGTTCTCCGATAAATGACCCTTTCTGGAAAGGTACAGGGTCTCTCGCAGAATTAcgtattattatcactttgtcgggcattctggcgcattttgcgggctaaaatggagaatttggagggctaaaatgtattttagcccgctgaaataaaccaataaaaagtgagaatcaaataatcgtacgatctaagcagccaatcaaaatcgagaagccatttcaaagtttgttgacgttttctcacagcgctggtgaataaaatattcttcagagtgttttgttgtcattttttcagtgattatttcctcaatgccctcccaagtgataataatagtaatggagtttatgttcttgggcataaatatgttttgggcccgactcaggcTCATTTTGGCCAGAGCCGATaggcgagggttaaaatgagcgaacataaactctattgtttcattATCGTTCCAAACAATAAGAACATTGTTCAAAACGAATCAACTTACATTGCTGCGTTCCTTTATGGAATGAATCATTGATCTGTTGGAACATACTCTGACAAGCTCTCTCAAAGGATGGCAATATGTCACGCTGAAATGCTTCACGATAAGTCACCTGAATGGGCCCCTGCAATGCAGTTGCTGCTGCACCTCCTATTGAATCCACCACACCCTAGGAAAAAGATAGAGCTTGAATATCAAGAGATACATGCTATCCTGTAGCGGGGGAGGGAGTGGGGGGTTTCAAGGCACAGTGCATAGtcttttaacaaaatggaCGAACCTGGTTAataaaatttctattttttctaaaactaaaagaaatcCTTGCGAATAACCCGCACAATGTAGGGCTGTAATCACAGTAAGATTCTCTCCCACTGAACAATTTCTATCTAATGTACACTAACAAAAATCGAGGCACTGCAAAATTTGACTAtatgtaatttaggctaagcTTGGATGGATCACTGCTCTGGTCGCCATATTTGCAGTTGCCTTGCTCTGCTGATCTTTACAGCTAGCGATATAAAACGAACCTTACCTTGCTCCTCACCAGTTTACCAATGCTGTCCTTCATAACTGTATCTGTAGCCGTTAATTTCTGCCAAAACAAGATTAATGCAATGACGGATTACTTAGAAATATAAGCATTAAGATAAGGTACAATTGTGCGCCGATGAAGCACAAGAAATCTAAAGGCAAGGGCAACTGCAGTAAATTTGAACtatgttgaaatttttttcaatatcagTCAATGAAATGCATTTCAATCTTGCGAACGTTTACCCCTCCCAGGAAATGCACCTTTTTGAATGATTTGTTGCATTTACACTGCACGTTCTTCCTCGCTTAAATGGCGCCACTATTGACATCCGTGTGTCATGGGATTAAGTTCAAGACTACTTTGAGCGTAAACAACCACTTGAGGCACCTAGCATGATTAAAGATTTTTTAAGAGTTAAGTAACGTAGACAGCACGGAGGCcaataaatcattattttatccaaACGCCAAACTAGCCTCGTCAGCGACATTACTAAAACTCAAAATAATTTCAGCTGGAAATTGGCCATTTCCGACTTCAGCCCGCCTTTCAAAACGAGTCTGAGTGGAAGTCAGTTATGAACATCCATCTTCGTTCGTATAGAAAGTAGAACTATTTGCCATGACGAAAAATTCGCACTTTGCCTcgatttgaaaaagaggctgaggggaactcggaaatggtcaattcgcccttgtcacaaggcggccatattgccccgcgggaccaaaaaagctttgttttcccacgctaagcctcatccccatggtttccattgcgaggcttagcgcggtaaaacaaagctcttttggtctcccgggacaatatggccgccgtgtgacaagggtgaattaAGGGATAGTTagcagaaaaacaaatgacCAATTCATTGACTTGCACTTATAAATGGAGTCGATTGTCGGTTACCTGTGTCAGAGTCGTATTGAGCTGTTCCTGCACAGTACTCAAGGCTTTCTGCACTGCTGGTAGTACGACACTCTTCACTTCAGCTTTCACTGCTTTTTCAAGTTTCCCCGACAGGGAGTTTGTTAGGCTTTGTGACAAGCTGTTCTGGAGTTGCTCGTGCCGCTTCTTATCCCCTGAATGTTTTTCGCGTAATGCTTTATCTAGACGTTGAGCTTAACAGCtggttaagaaaaaaacagacaaacaaacaaacaacttaACCCTTACCTTATTCGGAAGCCTTTTGCCGAGGACAAAGAAAGTTAAACTCCACATCCCATCGCTgaagctttgttttttttgctttcaactAACAGAAAGTAAAACCGAGATCCTAGTGAATATCCTTACCTGCTTTGCCCCTATCGAGAaagaggaccctgggaacaaaTGTTTGAATGTCGTCGAGCAGTTTGTCTTAGGTCCCAATTTGAAAATATcgtgaaacagaaaaaaaatcaacgcAAAATACTGTAAGACCACTTGAGTAGGATACACTCATCTCTGGAAAAGTCATTCAGACTGTTTTCTAGCCTTTTGGCCAATCTTTCTTCAACATCTTGAACCTCACGAGCCACGGctgttgtgttttgtttctgtGCGTCTTGAAAAAAGTTGATCTGTTGGCGAAGTTCCTGGATGTCTTGTTGCTGCGACTTGATTAAACTCAATAACTCTCCAAGAGATGCCAAAACCTCACCGTCCTGCAACGTAGAGAATAAACAGAGCACAAGTCCAAGAATGATGCGAACAAAGAACATAaacgaaaggaaaaacaacGAAAGAGCACACGTTTCACAGGCATTTCATAGCTAAGTAAAGCTTTACaatctattttgtttttgtaccaCTTACCATACGAGCCCCTTGGGCTGCCTGTGGGGCAATGTCCATCGTATTTACAGGAGTGGAAACCAAACTGACaacagaaatggaaaaaaatacaaaaaaatttggttcATTTCTTGAGGTTAGGATCAGGGTTAGATGAGAATTTTAGCACTTTATACCTTGAAAGAGCCGAGAGCTGCCTTGTTCCAACATGAACACTGGAAGTTGCTGGTGTACCAACAGGAAGCGCGTGTGCCGACTCAGGACTTTCCCGTCCGGTTGCGACCAAATCATCCTCAACATTCATTCCCCAGTGCTCTTCAAGTTCGTCCACATCTTGAACGCCTGCTTGGACATCGTCACCTTTTCCTCTCTCGTTATCATCCAAGTTGATCAGATTTCCAGTCGCACGAGCAGACAGTGGCCTCAAGCTTTCACTTGTGCTGGAGCCAGAGCTGGATTTTCTATCTCTTTCATTTAATTCTCCTTGCGTTTCAGCCTCGGGTTTCTGAGATTCGGGTAACTCTTCCGCTCCTTCATCCTTTGCATCGTCATCGACTGAAACCTCGATATCCGCATCTCTGTTGACAGGGCTTGCTGATCCACTTCTGATCTTTGGTGTGGCTCCCCTTGAACCACTCCCTCTATCgcgtaaattttcattcattaaaCTGAAAGGAGCCGCTTCTGTCCTGGTCACTGTAACAGGAACCAGAGGCTCGGGTAGCGACGCTTCAGGTTCAGTCTCATTCTGCGCAGGTACAACACGAGGACTAGACTGGAAATATGGAATTGGTACGGTGCTAGGCTCTGAAGCGTTAGTGATGGTTGGTGAGGCAGGAAGCGGTAACGACGTGGGTGTACGAACACCACTTTCATGTAAGGAACCTTGAGGTGTCCCTGAAGTACTTGACCTGATAGTGCTATCGGATACGCGAGATGACAGAGATGAGGCAAGAAGCTCATCCACCGATCCTTGAGAAGTGTTCAGTCTGGAGACCAAAGTAACACTGCTTCCGCTACTGCTTACAGCCTCAGGGTGGGTGGACGTTTTAGACACGGAGTTCTTGAAAGCCTGTGGAGTCATGAGCTTCGGCTGACATGGGTGAGACTCATCTGTTGCTTCATCGTGCTCTTCAACGTCTGTGCTGGCTTCTGTGCCAGTCTCCACTCCGCTCAAGTCAGAGAGTGCATCATGTATGACTGAAGAAAAAATCGCAATATTCATTTCATCAAAAGAAGTTCTTTGTGTACGCCTGGATTTTTCCTGTTCTCAATCCACGTGTGTAATAACTATGTTGAAAGGACCTCTCAGCGATTCCGGTGTAGTGCTCCACCAGTCGAGCTATCAAGCCAACTGGCAGCTGGTCATTACTTTGGTAAATGATAAGCCCGAAGAAGGCGGATATAtgcaatcaaattaatgaaatgtCATTTGAACTACAGatagaaacaattttaatgttaatgatcttcgcagttgtGCTACGCTACTTCAGCAGTAGCGgaatcgcagaggtcagggttcgagtcccgtttAGGTCCATCTTCCTCCACTGCTGATGAAGCGTAGCACAACagcgaagatcattaacattaaaactGTTTCCATCTGTAGttcaaataatatttcattaattttttgaaaacatattTCTCTTACCGGATTGGCCAGTGACAGTTGTCAGCGATGACAGAGTGGAAGGGGTGGGTGGGGGAACAGAGGGCTCAGGCTGAAAGTGCACAAGCAGCTCTTGCATTGCTCTGAAAAAGATAATGACAACAACGGTAGCAAAAACATACAGCAATAATTTATGGAGAGGTGTTGAATGAGCAGTGATGGATTGAAAAgcttaattttgaaaagtaatgGAGAAACAAACGCAAATGGACACAAACACTTGTGCTTTAATTCGTCAAAGTACGAATTAAAAACGTCCGTTGTGGCGCATTATTGCCTAAAGTTGTCACATGAGTATCAACAAATTTCAGCAGGAAAACTGCATATGAAATGTTACGTGTTGTGCACAATGGAAGTTTTTAAATGCCATGTTTTTGTATACTGCATGCAGTCTTAAATTGTTTTGGCGAGAAAATTTAAGTTCCATGTGCATGGTATAAAATTCAGAGGACACAGGATGCGAGGGGATAATTTTCATGCGTATGTGTTTAGTGCTCCCACTCGTTTCTTCCACACAAAAATTAGAGAATATCGTATTAGAAGTGTAACTGCGTTACGCTGATGAACATCATCACTATCTAACAAGCCACGAAATTGTCCGTTCATATGTTTTTGCTATATTTACAACAAGAGTCGTAACTGGCATTTACAGACACAACTCACTTAGTTTGAATGCAAAATAACTGCAGCTGAACGccaaatttctttcctttctggTCCCCCGCATCTTCCAATTCTACTAGCAATTGGTGTatatcatcgtcgtcgtcacGGGTTTCACAGTTTTCCCCTCCATTTTGTTCACCGTGTGATTTAGGTTTGAACAACTTGACTTGACCAATAACAAAACTAAGAAGTGGTTGAGTGAGGAGAAACTCGGCCACTGATGTAACATGGGCGTGTCCCTCATCAAAATCTTGATGAAACATGAACACATAAAGAACCTTGGAATAAGAGGACAAAACAAGGAtgaactcaaattaaattGGGGTTTCATTAGAATTTCTAACAGGAGAGTAGTTAAAACAGGCGGAGTTATAACAGGCGTGTAGCACATCAGTCATTCTTAATTATAAAATCCAGTAGCCTCTCTCTTTCCAGGGTGGTGAGAGCATGCAACGCTGGAAAAATAGTTAAATTTTTAGAGTCTCTAGATTGCGTTTTCCTGCATTTAGAGCAGAACTACAGTATAGCATTTCTCTGTTGTGACTGAATTACTTACACAGATCATGTGTAATCATCAAGCTGTTCATAAGGTAACAAGATCTCAACTAGCTACCTGGCTCATATTGAAGGCGCTATTTAGTTCAGGAGTACTTTCAAAAGGCTTGTACCAAAACAGGTAAATTGGAAATGATCAAAAGTACATCAAATTTAACTAAGGGCTCGACAACTCACCTTTTTTACAATATCTGAAACTACCAAATACGAAGCTGACAGATCTAGGCTAACTTTGTAGAAAGAACTGTTCACAGAActgcaacaaaaaataagacaCCATGCAATCACTTTCCGAACTaacacattttgttttttaaacaacCCCTTTTATTGGCAGTCACTTGGTTTGGGAAACAAGTACGTTTATATTATACGTTTAAGTATTAACATATAATCAGCATCGACTGATAATACTTTTTCACAAcataacaaaatgttttacctTGACCCCGGAGATGAAAACCTGTAGAAATAAtggtgtaaaaaaaaagagatagCTTGTTTACCAAAAGTATGAATTATTGAATAACTAGACAAAAATCATGCCTAAGTCACGGATTTAAAGACTTTCTAAGCAGACATTCTTTTTTGCTGGTCACCTAGTCTTCGCATCTAACATCTGTTGAAATGAGCCGGACTTTACCTAACTAATGCTGTCAAAGGGTAAGAAATATTGGAGAGATCAAGtcaggcaaaaaaaaaaataaaaataaaacatctgAAAGAACATCAATAAAATtcataaacaaaattatgcaaCATTTAACATTAAACAGGTACCGGTAGTCAGAGTAAGGACAATACCTTATTGTCTGAAGACAAGACCATGTAACTGTACaccatatttttatttctctaTTGAGATCTGCTCCAGTGATTAAAAATCTCCACATGGGAagactgaaaatgaaaaatccccagcaagtgaaaaaaacgaaggagaaaaagaaaaacttccTGTCCAGGGTTAACATTCTCCACACATCTAAGAGGTTGTATTGGAAGGTTGAGCAACTGATTGGCAAAGAATGTACAAAATGAGATGCATGGACATAATGTGATTTAAACATCACAAAGCTTGAGGAACATTACTTGTGGTGTTTAACACCtgtagaaaataataattatcaggaAAATGTGGTATTGAAGTTGAAGAGAAGCCAAAAGGGAACACCAGAATGATCAAAACATCCTACAGTATTATTTTGCACATTTCTAGACACATTCAAAGGCAATGGCAGTATGTAGCTACTTGTGGATGACCCCAATCAAAGTCAAACTGCAAATTAACTGAGTGAGAGATAGAATTGACCATGACAATGAAGACTTCTTCAAACCATGGAGAAAACCTCAGTCATCAAAAACAGCTGTGATTTCCCAAACACATTCCATAAAGGTATAAGAGTGAAAATGATGAGTAGTTGTAGACAGAAATACCCACAGGCATCTTCCATGTAATTCTTAAAATTCTGGGTTCATGCTATAG carries:
- the LOC141877901 gene encoding enhancer of mRNA-decapping protein 4-like isoform X1, whose protein sequence is MDDSARGMASKILCDLLNISKTDSVSANSGSNNDDNKVSNGVERPEMEDVDESISETASTTSSLSPIRRGKIEQSSDVSTSDSEGVASRMSLEPVKQVLQMTGIDNEGSKSVYGSDVEIITHDSASSISATASSKIKFNSMVNYDWELKYYRGCLIAVSSKCIAYALRGRLGYVVRLLDPETASRILIKGFVGMISELAFSHKDSNTLACVDEGGNVYVWVIQDENGKLEYSVKLHIQRSTDALCEHHRLVWTPYMPDVEGNAESSADEGHPLAITHGNQVEVIDIDSLLESCGQSEVTVEDVKQAEGYLEIKDGHTKPITEGALCPDGSVLATASEDGLIKFWQLSDKIECMHEFQPHGGSQLSCMMFTDSQTSQNKDLPMWRFLITGADLNREIKIWCTVTWSCLQTIRFSSPGSSSVNSSFYKVSLDLSASYLVVSDIVKKVLYVFMFHQDFDEGHAHVTSVAEFLLTQPLLSFVIGQVKLFKPKSHGEQNGGENCETRDDDDDIHQLLVELEDAGDQKGKKFGVQLQLFCIQTKAMQELLVHFQPEPSVPPPTPSTLSSLTTVTGQSVIHDALSDLSGVETGTEASTDVEEHDEATDESHPCQPKLMTPQAFKNSVSKTSTHPEAVSSSGSSVTLVSRLNTSQGSVDELLASSLSSRVSDSTIRSSTSGTPQGSLHESGVRTPTSLPLPASPTITNASEPSTVPIPYFQSSPRVVPAQNETEPEASLPEPLVPVTVTRTEAAPFSLMNENLRDRGSGSRGATPKIRSGSASPVNRDADIEVSVDDDAKDEGAEELPESQKPEAETQGELNERDRKSSSGSSTSESLRPLSARATGNLINLDDNERGKGDDVQAGVQDVDELEEHWGMNVEDDLVATGRESPESAHALPVGTPATSSVHVGTRQLSALSSLVSTPVNTMDIAPQAAQGARMDGEVLASLGELLSLIKSQQQDIQELRQQINFFQDAQKQNTTAVAREVQDVEERLAKRLENSLNDFSRDESQRLDKALREKHSGDKKRHEQLQNSLSQSLTNSLSGKLEKAVKAEVKSVVLPAVQKALSTVQEQLNTTLTQKLTATDTVMKDSIGKLVRSKGVVDSIGGAAATALQGPIQVTYREAFQRDILPSFERACQSMFQQINDSFHKGTQQYLHQVTAALDGRRGEEKESLVPVLQRLEAQTSSFQAITERMSSNILADFEVMLQKQLSSSLEGLREEIFSRLLSEVLTSVQDSVQKEMGLGLEGLRRQLSEIITSSDQSPIQQASNPAKTQVVVTKLLESGRIGEAFQEALTASDLSIVVYVCETVDTDTVFSRTPCPLSQPVLLSLIQQLSVDLTVDAELKHKYIEEALMALDVTNEVTREHMPGVLEVLCQQLQSAIQESSGARQRSLKMLQMAAKSLLR
- the LOC141877901 gene encoding enhancer of mRNA-decapping protein 4-like isoform X2; translation: MVNKHQDNKVSNGVERPEMEDVDESISETASTTSSLSPIRRGKIEQSSDVSTSDSEGVASRMSLEPVKQVLQMTGIDNEGSKSVYGSDVEIITHDSASSISATASSKIKFNSMVNYDWELKYYRGCLIAVSSKCIAYALRGRLGYVVRLLDPETASRILIKGFVGMISELAFSHKDSNTLACVDEGGNVYVWVIQDENGKLEYSVKLHIQRSTDALCEHHRLVWTPYMPDVEGNAESSADEGHPLAITHGNQVEVIDIDSLLESCGQSEVTVEDVKQAEGYLEIKDGHTKPITEGALCPDGSVLATASEDGLIKFWQLSDKIECMHEFQPHGGSQLSCMMFTDSQTSQNKDLPMWRFLITGADLNREIKIWCTVTWSCLQTIRFSSPGSSSVNSSFYKVSLDLSASYLVVSDIVKKVLYVFMFHQDFDEGHAHVTSVAEFLLTQPLLSFVIGQVKLFKPKSHGEQNGGENCETRDDDDDIHQLLVELEDAGDQKGKKFGVQLQLFCIQTKAMQELLVHFQPEPSVPPPTPSTLSSLTTVTGQSVIHDALSDLSGVETGTEASTDVEEHDEATDESHPCQPKLMTPQAFKNSVSKTSTHPEAVSSSGSSVTLVSRLNTSQGSVDELLASSLSSRVSDSTIRSSTSGTPQGSLHESGVRTPTSLPLPASPTITNASEPSTVPIPYFQSSPRVVPAQNETEPEASLPEPLVPVTVTRTEAAPFSLMNENLRDRGSGSRGATPKIRSGSASPVNRDADIEVSVDDDAKDEGAEELPESQKPEAETQGELNERDRKSSSGSSTSESLRPLSARATGNLINLDDNERGKGDDVQAGVQDVDELEEHWGMNVEDDLVATGRESPESAHALPVGTPATSSVHVGTRQLSALSSLVSTPVNTMDIAPQAAQGARMDGEVLASLGELLSLIKSQQQDIQELRQQINFFQDAQKQNTTAVAREVQDVEERLAKRLENSLNDFSRDESQRLDKALREKHSGDKKRHEQLQNSLSQSLTNSLSGKLEKAVKAEVKSVVLPAVQKALSTVQEQLNTTLTQKLTATDTVMKDSIGKLVRSKGVVDSIGGAAATALQGPIQVTYREAFQRDILPSFERACQSMFQQINDSFHKGTQQYLHQVTAALDGRRGEEKESLVPVLQRLEAQTSSFQAITERMSSNILADFEVMLQKQLSSSLEGLREEIFSRLLSEVLTSVQDSVQKEMGLGLEGLRRQLSEIITSSDQSPIQQASNPAKTQVVVTKLLESGRIGEAFQEALTASDLSIVVYVCETVDTDTVFSRTPCPLSQPVLLSLIQQLSVDLTVDAELKHKYIEEALMALDVTNEVTREHMPGVLEVLCQQLQSAIQESSGARQRSLKMLQMAAKSLLR